The window TCACCTCGGTTCCATCTGGGCCGACCGTGACGACTGCTTCGGGGTCGTACCCGACGAACGAGAAGCGTGCGTGCGAGTCGGCGGTGGCCGCAGGCGACGAGAACGCCCCTTGCGGGTTGCTGGACGAGACTTTCTCTGCGCTCTCCAGGAGGAACCCGTAGTCGCTCCGGTCGGCGAGTGCGGTGTACGCGGCGAGTGGGTCGATGTCCACGTCGAGGTCGGTCACGAGGTGCGTGACGACGGGTTCGTCGTAGTCGGCGAGTTCTTCGGCGAAGGTGTCGCGGGCAGTCTCTGGTCGTGTCACGCGGGCACCTCCTCGTGGTTCTCGCCGTCCCGACAGGCGGCCTTGGCCTCGCTGACGAAGGTGTGAATCGCGTCGTGGTCTTTCACGCCGCCGGAGGATTCGACGCCGCTGGCGACGTCGACACCGTCAGGAGAGACAGTCCGAACCGCGTCGGCGACGTTGTTCGGCGTCAACCCGCCGGCGAGAATCACGGGAACGTCGACTGCGTCCGCGAGTTCCTGTGTGGCCTCCCAATCGTGCGTCTGTCCGGTTCCACCGGCACCCGAGTCGGATGGGGTGTCGACGAGAATCGCGTCGACGGCGGGTGCGATGGCGCGCGCACGCGACAGGTTCGTCGCTTCCACGACGGGAACGACGCGGACACGCTCGTATCGGAGCGCGGTGAGTTCGTCTGCCGAGAAATCGGCGTGCAGTTGGAGGACGTCGGGGCGGACTTCGGCCACGAGTTCGCGAGCGCGGGCGACCGAGTCGGGCATCGTCACGAGGACCGTCGAGAGGAACGGCGGTGCCGAGTCGAACAGTTCGCGAGCGCGGGTCGGCGTCACCTCACGCGGGGTATCGACGGGCACGTCGCAGATAGTACCGACAGCGTCCGCACAGGCAGACGCGACGACGTCGAGGTCGGTCTCGGTGGTGACTCCGCAGATTTTCACACGGGTCATCTCACGCCTCCCGGAGTGCGTCGAGTTTCGCTGCTGCGGACCCGGTATCGATGGCGTCGCGCGCGACGTCGACCCCCTCTTCGAGCGAGTCTGCGAGGTCGGCGACGTAGATGGCCGCGCCCGCGTTGGCGAGGATGAGGTCACGCTTGGCACCGGTGACGTCCCCGGAGAGGATTCCTTCGAGGTCGCGGGCGTTCTCCTGTGGCGACCCGCCAGCGACGGCGTCGATTGGGGCCTGTTCGAGACCGAGGTCAGCAGGCGTGAGCGTGTACTCGACGACGTCGTCGCCGTCGACTTCGGCGACGGTAGTCGCGTCGTGGAGGGCGATTTCGTCCATTCCGGACCCGTGGACGACGAGGG is drawn from Haloferax litoreum and contains these coding sequences:
- a CDS encoding phosphoribosylanthranilate isomerase, which translates into the protein MTRVKICGVTTETDLDVVASACADAVGTICDVPVDTPREVTPTRARELFDSAPPFLSTVLVTMPDSVARARELVAEVRPDVLQLHADFSADELTALRYERVRVVPVVEATNLSRARAIAPAVDAILVDTPSDSGAGGTGQTHDWEATQELADAVDVPVILAGGLTPNNVADAVRTVSPDGVDVASGVESSGGVKDHDAIHTFVSEAKAACRDGENHEEVPA